The genomic window TCATCATAATATCATTATAAGTAATTAAAGTAGCTTTGTATCAAACTTCCTTATTATTGTATTTCATAAATTACTGGTGCAGTTCTTGGCAATAAATAACTACCAGCACCTACTAATTTAGTTTTAATTTCAGAAATAGTCACCTGATCTCCTCTAGTTGCTTTTGAAAGCACTGATTTACATTGTGCATTCAATTTATTACCAGAAACTACAACTGTAGGTTGACCAGTAACTTTTAAATTAAATCCAACAACATCTAAACCAACTTCGAAATCAAAATCAACTAATTTAGCACCAACAGTAGAAATTTCTAAACTTGATTTAGGTCCTTTTACCACACCCATTTCTCCTCTGATTGTTCCTGTTGGACCAGGAATTCCTTTGATTCTGAAAACTTTTTTATCTGTAGCTACTTTTCCGTCTGCCATTTTTCCTGAAACACTAACAGTAACTTCAGTTCCAGCTCCTGGTCTCATTTCATACTTTCCGTTACCTGATTTTGTCAAACCTGGAGCAGATGCAGAAACAGCATTATCAGCAATACCAGCAAATGAAATAGACATTGGATTTACAACTCCTCTGTACACTACATTCATTTTATCTGCAGAAATAGTAGCAGAATTTGGTCTAGGAACTACAACGTATTTACCAGAAAATTTCAATGGAATTGTTTTTCCATCTTCAACAAAAGTAAATTGACCTCCAATACTTTGTTCTCCAACTCCACCTGCTGTCAAATTAATTTTAGCTTGTCCAGTTGCTGGATCTAATTTGGCTCCAGTCACACTTGAAGGTTTTGTATTTTCGTCATAACGACCTAAAACCACTTTTCCTGTAACTGCTTCACCTTGAAAATAAGCATTTTTATCTAAAACCACAATTGCTTCATAAT from Flavobacterium eburneipallidum includes these protein-coding regions:
- the gldM gene encoding gliding motility protein GldM; this translates as MAGGKLTPRQKMVNLMYLVFIAMLAMNVSKEVISGFGLMNEKFESSNASAMESNASLLTSLDQKAAEAKGEFAIAAVTAHKVEAISKDFYSYIGSLKAQAIEGFEVDPETGKLPYEAMDKGDKIDNWFAGDGYGPKGNEIVARIEKYKADMKAALGNEKKYALAIAEINKKFDLSDVKNKDGVKEKYLSYHFKGFPAIATAAKLSTWQGDVEKVQSDIYSAALGRAAVAAASYNNYEAIVVLDKNAYFQGEAVTGKVVLGRYDENTKPSSVTGAKLDPATGQAKINLTAGGVGEQSIGGQFTFVEDGKTIPLKFSGKYVVVPRPNSATISADKMNVVYRGVVNPMSISFAGIADNAVSASAPGLTKSGNGKYEMRPGAGTEVTVSVSGKMADGKVATDKKVFRIKGIPGPTGTIRGEMGVVKGPKSSLEISTVGAKLVDFDFEVGLDVVGFNLKVTGQPTVVVSGNKLNAQCKSVLSKATRGDQVTISEIKTKLVGAGSYLLPRTAPVIYEIQ